The genomic stretch GAATCGCCCTGCCAGCTGAATCATGCGCGGCTCAATCGTGCTCATCGTCTGAAGCCTCTACGGGGTTGCTGATGCTGCCAATGCCCGGAATCTCGATCTCGATCGTGTCGCCCGGTGCGAGCGGACCCACGCCTTCGGGCGTGCCCGTCGCAATGATGTCGCCCGGCTCCAGGGTCATGATACGGCTGACGTACGCGATGATGTCCGGTATGCCGAAGATCATGTCCGCCGCCCGGCCATGCTGCCGCACCACGCCGTTGACCCTTCCGATCACCTCCAGCTCGCGCCAGTCATCGTGCGGGGCCGGCGTGCCGATCGGGCAGAACGTGTCGAATCCCTTCGCCCTCGTGAACTGCACATCCAGCTTCTGGAGATCGCGCGCAGTCACGTCGTTCACCGGCAGATATCCCGCGACGCAGCTCAACGCCTCCGGCGCCGACACATGCCGCGCCTTGCGGCCGATTACGACGCCGATTTCCGCCTCGTGCTCCACGCGCTTTGAGTCCCGCGGCAGCACGATGCAGCCGCCGTCCCGGATCAGCGACGAAGGCGGCTTCAGGAAGAGCAGCGGACGCTCCG from Longimicrobiales bacterium encodes the following:
- a CDS encoding fumarylacetoacetate hydrolase family protein, translating into MPEPALPRPSKIICVGRNYAAHARELGNDVPERPLLFLKPPSSLIRDGGCIVLPRDSKRVEHEAEIGVVIGRKARHVSAPEALSCVAGYLPVNDVTARDLQKLDVQFTRAKGFDTFCPIGTPAPHDDWRELEVIGRVNGVVRQHGRAADMIFGIPDIIAYVSRIMTLEPGDIIATGTPEGVGPLAPGDTIEIEIPGIGSISNPVEASDDEHD